Part of the Rubrobacter calidifluminis genome is shown below.
TCTTCTCGCCTCCTCTACGCCGTGCACCGAGACGCCGAGCAGGAGTCTTCCTCCCACGACGCTTCTGGCCGCCTCTGGCGGGAGGCTCTTGGCAGCCAGGTGGACTCCATCGGCACCCGTCGCGAGCGCTACGTCGGCCCGGTCGTTTATGAGGAGGAGGGCGTCTGTATTGTGTACCGCTGGAGAGACGTCCAGCGCCGTTTCGTAGAGGTGGAGCGCCGGCCCTCCCTTCTCGCGCAGCTGGACGGCGTCGATGCCGCCTTCGAGGGCAGCGACGAGCACGTCCTTCAAAGGCCGGGACGATCTTCTGCGGTCGGTTATGAGGTGTATCTGGAAAAGGTGCTCCAGAACTTGCTGCCTCCCTCGGCGACGGCACGAAAACCGCCAGCCGCTTTTCGGGGAGGCGCGGCGGCAGCGCCAGTTCCGCTGCCCCTATCCACGCTTCCCTCCGCCGGTGCTGACCGGATCAGGTTCCAAGGGTATGCTCTCAGCCCCTGCGCGAGGCACCCCTAGCGTTCACGGGGCAGTTTAGCACGACTGGGCATCTCTTGGCCGGGTTTGATGTATGACTTAAAATTTATGCGATGCGTGAAGCGTCTTCCCCCTGCACGACTTCGGACGGCCGTGGTGCGCCCGGAGCTGTCTTCGCCCCGGGCGGCCCGAAGGTCGTGGACGGGGCTGTGGACGAGCCCGAGGGGAGGGCGCCACCGCACCACCCTCCACCCGTCTTCTGCGAGCGAGCGCTTCTCTCTCGCTGACTTCCCGGCGCAGGGACGTCGCAGGTTCCTGCGCCGCCCGGAGTGGATCTCTCGTGATGGAAGGAGGTGGTGGTGCGCTTTTCTCTCGTTACGCCGACCCTCGGCCGGGAGAAGGAACTCGAACGCCTGCTGGACTCTTTGCTCGAACAGAGCTTCGACGACTTCGAGGTCATCCTCGTAGACCAGAACCCGGACGGGAGGCTGGATCCGCTGGTCTCTCGCTACCGGGATGTCCTGCGCCTGCACCACCTGAGGTCGCCGCGCCGCGGCGCCTCGAGGGCCAGGAATACCGGTCTCGCCCGCTGCCGGGGTGAGATCGTCGCGTTCCCGGACGACGACTGCTGGTACCCGCGCGATCTTTTGGAGAGGGTGGACCGCTTCTTCACCCGGCACCCGGAAGTAGACGCCCTGTGCACCAGGCTCGTCGACGGAGGGGGTGCCTCCTGCATCCTCGACTTCGATACCGAACCCGGTCCGATCGACCGCATCAACGTCTGGAGGCGCAGCATCGAGTCGACGATGTTCCTGCGCCGGGAGAGTACCCGCCGCCTCTGGTTCGACGAGAGCCTGGGCACCGGGTCCGGGACCCCGTGGGGCTCCGGGGAGGGAACGGACTACCTCTTGCAGCTCATGGATCGCGGTGCATCATTGTATTACGACCCTGAGATCATCGTCATGCACGACCCACCGGTACCGCCTTTCGACGAGCGGGCGATGAGGCGCGCGTACACCTACGGGTGTGGTATGGGGAGGGTCTTGAAGAAGCACAAGTACCCCGCCGGGGCGAAGCTGCGGTTGCTCGGTGCGCCGCTCGGGCAGGCGCTCCGCTCCGCGGCCGGCGCGAAGGTCGGCGCGGCCCGCTACCATCTGAGGGTCTTCGGCGGGCGGGCGAGGGGCATGATGTAGGGGCCGGGCGCCGAAGCGCCCGGCCCCTACGTTCCGGAAGCGTTCTCTAGCCGAAGAAGGTGCTCAGGACCTGCTGCAGATCTTCGGGGACGGTCCTGGTCTCGGAGGTTGCCTCCTCGAGCGAGACGGTCACCACGTCGTTTCCGCGCAGGGCGACCATCTTCCCCCACTCACCGTTCTTCACGGCCTCGGCGGCGCGCAGCCCGTAGCGGGTTGAGAGGATGCGGTCGTAGGCGGTCGGGGTGCCGCCGCGCTGCAGGTGCCCCAGGACGACGTGGCGGGTGTCTATCCCGGTGCGCTGTTTCAGCTCCTTGGCGAGGGTCTCCGCGATGCCTCCGAGGCGGACGTGTCCGAACTCGTCGCGCTCGACGTCCTGGGTTATGTACTCCTCGCCGAGTGTCACCCCCTCGGAGACGGCGACGATGCCCCACTTCTCGCCGCGCTCGGCGCGCTTCCTGAACAGGTCCGCGACCGCGTCCATGTCCACCTCGACCTCGGGGATGAGCGTGACGTTCGCTCCGGAAGCGAGGCCTGCGCCGTAGGTGATCCAACCGGCGTGCCGGCCCATCACCTCGACGACGATGATCCGCTCGTGGCTCTTCGCGGTGGTCCTTATGCGGTCTATGGCCTCGGTGGCGATCGAGACGGCGGTGTCGTATCCGAAGGTCGTGTCGGTCGCCGAGAGGTCGTTGTCTATGGTCTTCGGGCACCCAACGACCCTGACCCCGAAGTCCTCGTGCAGCCTCCTCGCCACGCCTAAAGTGTCGTCGCCGCCGATGGCGACCAGGGCGTCTATCCCGAAGCGCTCCATGTTATCGACGACCTTCTTCGCGTCACCCTCGTTCTTGTAGGGGTTGGTGCGCGAGGAGAGGAGGATCGTGCCGCCCTCCTGGAGGATGTAACGCACGTCCTCCACGCCGAGCTTCACGACCGAGTCATCTTCGGGAGCCAGCAGCCCCTTCCATCCGCGCTTGATCCCGACCACCTCGTAGCCGTACTCTCCGGCGCAGCGGGTCGTGACCGCCCGGATCACGCCGTTGAGTCCCGGCGCGTCGCCCCCTCCAGTGAGCATCCCGACCCTGCGAACCTCGCTCATGCCTTCATCCTCCTTGGGATCTACCTCGAACGCGACTTGGAACCCAGTCTAGCAAATATGAACCCCGCAGCAGACGGCAGACGGGCCCGGCGCTCCGTAGGGGGAGGGTTGGAGCGTAGCGCCGGACCCCGGCTTGATGGTCGGCTTCCCCGGTGGGCTTTGGAACAGGCCCTGAAACCACGGGGAGCCTTTTGGAAGTCTATTGTCTGCCAGGGGGTTTGGAAAGGAGGAATTGTCAAGGCCGCCCCTAATCCGTACGAAAGTATGCATCCGGTATTAGGACCAGGTGTGGGGACTCCCTTCGAGACGGGGCGGTTCTCCCCGCTCTGATCTCCTTTGGCCCTGGCGTATTCCTCCGGAGGCCTGGTCGACAGCGCTGCGGCGAATCTGCGGCTTTACCCCACTGTGTGGTTATACGAAGCACCCGAACTGCAATGGTTGTGTCGCAGGCTATGTTTGACAGTTGTCCTGCTGGCTCTGACCCGCGAGGCGGACGAAGTCTTCGCCTGCCGGTAAAGTTGCACGATTCTCCGGTTCACCGTGTCGCCGGCCGCTTGCCTTCCCGCGAGGTATACCTCGATTTGTAGCCCGTTGCTTGCTGTTTGGGTGGTGTGATTGTTAAACTGATCGAAGTGGCCGCCAGACGAGTGACGAGAGAACACCTGACCCCCCCCGATCTTCCGGATTGGAGTGATGCGTTCTCACAGGTCGTGGTCTCGCGGATGGGCTCCATACGAGCGATCCATGTATCGGGCCAGGTCGCCGTCGATGCGGAGAAGAATGTCGTCGGGCGGGGAGATCTGGGGCGGCAGGCGGAGGTGGCGCTGGAAAACCTCGGGAGGGCGCTCGCTGCAGCTGGAGCGACGATGGGCGACGTCGTGAAGCTTGGCATCTACATCAAGGACTACAGCCCGGATCAGGCGGTCATCGTGGGCGATGCCCTGCGGCGCAGATTCGAGCGGGGGCGGATGCCGGCGAGCACGTGGCTGGGTGTATCGACGCTCGCGCTCGATGATCTCCTCATCGAGATCGAGGCGGTGGCGATCACGGACGCGGGAGAAGGGGCGTAGCCCGCGGCACGATCCGCCAAGCGGCCGCACCAGCCCGGTGAGCCGGGGATGTGACGCTGAAAGCGACCCTCATTTGAATGCCTGGAGCATGTCTGGGGGGCTTGATCCCGGGACCTTCCCGGGTGAAAATCCCTTTTCCTGTGGGTATACGTCCACGACCGGGAGGTGTGCTTGGTACGCGTCCTGTTCGTCTGCATGGGCAACATCTGCCGCTCGCCGATTGCCCAGGGGATCTTCGAGGAGATGGTGCGGCGGGAGGGGTTCGAGGGCGAGATCCTCGTGGACTCCGCCGGGGTCGGCCCCTGGCACGTCGGAGAGCCACCCGATCCGCGGGCGCAGGAGGCCGCCCTGCGGCGCGGGGTGGATATAAGCGGGCAGCGGGCGCGTCAGATCTCACCGGAGGACTGCGAGAGCTTCGACTATATCCTCACGATGGACGAGGAGAACTACCGGGCTGTCTCCTCGCTGTGCCCGGATGGGCGGGCCGGAGTCCGGCCCTTCCTGGACTTCGCCGATGTCCCGCAGGCGGAGGTGCCGGACCCGTACTACGGTGGCCCCGAGGGCTTCGAGCACGTCGCGCGCCTCCTCGAGGAGGCTGCCGGAGGACTGCTGGAGGAGATCCGCCGCAAGCACCTGGAGAGCAATGTCCGATAGGCTGCTCTCGGAAGGCGTGGAGGGGGCGCTGGGGGAGCGCCTGGTCTCCGCCCGGCCGCTGGGCGGGGGCTGCATCGGCGAGGTCTACAAAGTGGAGCTCTCCGACGGCACCCCGCTCGTGGCCAAGGTGGATAGGGAGGGCGGGGCCCAGCTGGAGTGCGAGGCGTACATGCTGCGCTATCTGCGCGAGCGGAGCAGCCTCCCGGTGCCGGAGGTGCTGCACTGCTCGGAGCATCTTTTGCTGATGGAGTTCGTGGAGGGGGAGAGCCGCTTCTCCCCGGCCGCAGAGCGCCACGCCGCCGGGCTTCTGGCGGCGCTGCACGACATCGGAGGGGCGGCCTACGGCCACGAGCGGGACACCCTGATCGGGAGCCTCCCCCAGCCGAATCCCTGGACGGAGAGCTGGGTGGACTTCTTCCGGGAACACAGGTTGCTGTACATGGCGCGGGTTGCCCGCGAGGCGGGGCAGCTCCCGGCGGAGGATGCGCGCCGGGTCGGGCGGCTCGCGGAGCGGTTAGATGATCTCATCGGCGCGCCGCAGTCTCCCGGCCTCATCCACGGGGACGTGTGGAGCGCCAACGTGCTGGCGAAAGGAGATCGCATAGCCGCCTTCCTTGACCCGGCCATCTATCACGCCGACCCCGAGGTGGAGCTCGCGTTCATCTCTCTCTTCGATTCCTTCGGGGAGGCGTTCTTCGAGCGGTACTCCGGGATCCGCCCCATAAAGGAAGGCTTCTTCGAAGTCCGACGCGACCTCTACAACCTCTACCCGTTGCTGGTGCACGTGTACTTCTTCGGCGGCGGGTACCTCGCCGCCGTCCGGCGCACCCTGGGTCGCTTCGGGGTCTAACGCCGCAGCAGAAACGCCGCGCCGCAGGCGAGCGTGAGCGCGTCCTCCGTGAGGGCCACCGGGAGGTCCGGGAGTCCGCCTCTGGCGGCGAGGCCGCGCAGGTGGTAGCCGGCGTTGGCGGCGGCCGCGGCCACCGCCGCTCCGAAGAGTGCCCCCGCCCATGTACGGTGTCCGATCTCCCGGAAGACGAGCCCCCCGGCCAGCGCCCCGGAGAGCATCCTGCCGGTGAGCGCGGGTGGGCTGGTGCGGGCCGGGACGGAGGGGAGTTTGTCTGCGACCAGCTCACCGGCCAGGGCGACGGAGAGCAGGGTGGCGGCCCCCGGGCTCCCGAGGAGCCGCAGCGGCAGGCTCCCCGGCATGGAGAGCCGCTTCCGGGAGGCCGCCCGGGAGAGGAAAAACGGGGCGGCGGAGGACCTCAGGCCGCCCGCCGCGGCGAGCAGCGCCGCGTCCGCGAGCGCGCCGTTCACGCCAGCGTGCTCCACACCTCGAGCTTGTTCTTCACGTGCCGGATCACCTCGTCGGTGAACTCCGTGGTGTGCGCCGAGCCGCCGAGGTCGGCGGTCTTCGTGCCGTCGAGGATCGTCTCGAAGGTGGCCTCGTAGATCGCGCGGGAGACGCGGCTCGCGTGTTCGGAGCCGACGAAGGTCAGAAGCGCCGCACCGGCCAGGATCATCGCCATCGGGTTGGCGATGTTCTTGCCTTCGAGGGCAGGGGCCGTACCGTGCGGGGCCTCGGACATCACGATCTCCGGGTTCTCGTCGTCGTCGAGCGAGATCAGGAGCGATTCAGCCCCGGCTATCGAGCCGAACATCTGCAGCACCAGATCCGAGAGGCAGTCGCCGTCGCGGTTGAGGGCAGGGATCACCATCGGCTCTCCGTAGCTGGAGAGCAGCAGGGCGTAGGTGGCGTCGATGAGCTGCGGCTCGTAGCGGACGTCACGGTTCTTCTCGGCCGCCCGGTCGAGCTCCTCTTTGAACATCCCCTCGTAGACCGGCGAGACGGTCCACTTCGGCCCGCCGAAGACCTTGGCGTGCATCCTCCTGGCCTGGATGAAGGCGAACTCGGCCACCCCCCGGCAGACCTTGCGGCTTATCCGCTCGGTGCGGTAGGCCACCTCCTCGAGCCCCTCACCCTCCCGGCGCTCCTCGGCCCCGTAGGCGTCGTCCACCGCCATCCGGACCACCGAGATGGGGGCGTGGACGCCCGGCAGCGGGTTGACGCCGGGGATGCGCCGGCCGGTGCGTACGATCACCGTCCCGTTTATATCCTTGCGCAGGATGGCGTTCGGAGAACCCACGTCCCCCGCTCCCTCGGGCGTTATCGTCGCGGCCTTCATGCCCAGCCCCGCCCTCTTCATGGCCTCCGCGGCCTCGTGCACCACCCCGTTCTTCGTCCTGCGCCGGTTCTCGAGGGACAGATCGAAGCGCAAAAACTCGAGGTCCAGCCGCGTGACCGAAGGGTCGAGTACCCGTAGCGCCTCCTCGAGCAGCTCCTGCCCCGTCTGATCTCCTTCCATCACGACTATCGCTCTTCTCTCGCTCATCTCTCACCTCTCAGATACCAGCTTCGCTCTTTTGGTGTGAGTATAAGGGCTCGCCGGTGGCCTTACCTCCGTGAGCATCCGGTGTTGCTTCCTGGTAAAGTAATTCCGTAGTACGACAGAACGATCGGGAAGGAGCGTCATGGCAGAGGGTAGCAGCGGGTTGCCGGAGGGTGTGGAGTTCACCGCGCCCGTTCCGCGGGAGTACGAGAGCGTGCTCACGCCGGAGGCGGTCTCCTTCGTCGCAAAGCTCGCCCGGGAGTTCACCGGCCGGGTCCACGAGCTTCTCAGGGAGAGGCAGGAGCGCCAGGAGAGGATAAACGCCGGGGAGATGCCGGATTTCCTCCCGGAGACCAGGCACATCCGCGAGGGGGACTGGAAGATAGCGCCGGTTCCGGAGGATCTGCAGGATCGGCGGGTCGAGATAACCGGTCCTCCGGACCGCAAGATGCTCATAAACGCGCTCAACTCCGGCGCCTCGACCTACATGACCGACCTCGAGGACGCCAACTGCCCGACCTGGCACAACATGATCGAGAGCCAGTACAACATCCGGGATGCGATAAACCGCACCATCACCTACGACGACCCCAACACAGGCCGTCACTACGAGCTGGGTGAAGAGCTGGCGACGCTGCTGGTGCGGCCGCGCGGCTGGCACCTCTTCGAGAAGCACATGCTCGTCGACGGCAGGCAGGTGCCGGCCGGGATCTTCGACTTCGGGCTCTACCTCTTCCACAACCACAGGGCGCTGCTGGAGGATCTGGGCACGGGGCCGTATTTCTACCTGCCCAAGTTCGAGAGCCACCACGACGCCAGGCTCTGGAACGACGTCTTCCTGATGGCGCAGGACGAGCTCGGAATCCCGCGCGGCACGATCAAGGCGACCGTGCTCATCGAGACGATCCTCGCCACCTTCGAGATGCACGAGATCCTCTACGAGCTCAGGGAGCACGCCGCGGGCCTGAACTGCGGCCGCTGGGACTACATCTTCAGCTACATCAAGAAGTTCCGCGAGCACGACATGCTCCTGCCCGACCGGGCCCAGGTGACGATGACCGTGCCCTTCATGCGCGCCTACACCCAGCTCACGATCCAGACCTGCCACAGGCGCGGGGCGCATGCGATCGGGGGGATGGCGGCCCAGATCCCGGTGAAGGGCGACCCGGAGCAGAACGAGCGGGCCTTCGCCGCGGTGCGCGCAGACAAGGAGCGTGAGGCGAAGGATGGGCACGACGGTACATGGGTGGCGCATCCGGGGCTCGTGCAGACTGCGAAAGAGGTCTTCGACCGCTACATGCCCCAGCCCAACCAGATCGAGACCAAAAAACGCGAGGACGTGCAGGTGAGTGCCGCCGACCTGCTGGAGAAGCCGGAGGGCACGATCACCGAGGGGGGCTTCCGCAACAACGTGAGCGTCGGGCTGCAGTACCTCGGGGCCTGGCTCGCCGGACGCGGGGCGGTCCCGGTCTTCAACCTCATGGAGGATACCGCGACCGCCGAGATCTCGCGGGCGCAGGTCTGGCAGTGGATCCACCACCCCAAGGGCGTCCTCGAGGATGGCACAGAGGTGACCAGAGAGCTCTTCCACCGGGTCGTCGAGGAGGAGCTCACCAAGATCAGGGACGACATCTACGGTCCCGAGCGCTTCGAGCGCGACTTCGAGTTCGGAAAGGCCCGGGAGCTCTTCGAGCGGATCTCGACCCAGGACGACTTCGTCGAGTTCCTCACCCTCCCCGGCTACGAATACCTGGAGTAGGGTCTCGAAGGAGGGACCCATCCCCGGGGACGGGTCCCTCCCCAAGATAAATCGCCGGGGAGGTGATCCAGAAGTGTCCTGCGGCGGTACAATGAGGTATGATACCCGTAGAGAGCGTGAGAGAGGAAAGGATGCGCTTCGATGTTCGCGGGGCTTGAACAACCTACACATCTGCTGATCCTCCTCGTCATCCTGCTGCTCATCTTCGGCGGCCGGAAGATCCCCGAGCTGGCCAAGGGCCTCGGGCAGGGGGTGAGAGAGTTCAGGCAGGGCATGAACTCCGCCGAGAGTGAGGACGAGGAGAAGGAGAAGCCCAAGGCGGTGCGGGCGGCCGAGGAGGGCGTGAAGGCTGCGCGTGAGGAGCTCAGAGATGAGCGCGAGGAAGAATCCGGTGGGCGCCCGCGCGATCCCGAACACTCCGAGAAACGCTAGCCCCACCTGAAGAACTAAGAAGGATTCAGAGCGCGAAAGTCCCCCGACTCTGATACACTGACCGGCGGCCCGGGAACCTATCGCGGGTCGCCGGTTTTTCGTTGTCATATCCTGGTGTGGAGTCCCGGAGGAGAGCCATCTCTGTTACGCGGGGGAGCTTTGATCGGTAAGAGGCTACGTCGACTTCGGATCGATCTCGGGGGCAGAGGTAGACGGGGCGCGTATCCTGCGTCCTTCGAGGTGTGGGTCGTGATCGCGGCGATCGTGGCCGCAGCCGTCGATGTTTTCCTGCGGGGGGGCGCCGGGCCGGTCTCCATGGTCCGATTCGCCGCTGCCGGGGTGCTGTTCTCGGTGCCCGGGGCGCTGCTGACCCGCTGGTGCCTGCGGGAGGCCTTCGGCGGGGCGGCGGCCGTTCCCGTTGCTTTCTGCATCAGCTCTGGGCTCTTCGCCCTCATAGGTGTCCCCATGCTCATCACCCACCAGACGATAGGTTTTTACGTAGCCTGTTGCGCTCTTCTGGTAGCCGCGTTCCTCGCCGCCGCGCTTTTGAGGGTGCTGCGGGGCGTGAGGGAGACTTCGCCGGGGGATGGAGGGTCTCGCATCAGCGTCCTCTGGTTTCCGTACCTCGTGCTGGGGTGCGGGCTGGCGTACGTATCGACGCTCAAGGTGCCGCAGCTCAACGATGACATCTGGAACTACCTGGGCTACGTCCGGGAGCATCTGAGCGGCGGTCCTCTGGGACTCTACGACCCATACTTTGGGCGGAAGCTCGACGTCCTCTCCCGGGTGAAGATAAACGGCTGGCTGCTGGAACAGGCCGGTCTGGCATGGATTTCGGGGGACGATCCCATCGTCATGGTGCTCAAATATCTGGCACCCTGTCTGATTCTGGTGGCCCTGCTCGCCTTCTATGGCTTGGCACGCAACCTGTTCGGCAGCTCCTCCGCGGCGTTGTTCGCCAGCTGCCTGTACATGCTCTTCTTCGCCTCTCACCTGGGGGCATCTCAGCTCACCTACGGGGGCGAGTTCATCGCCCGCATCGCAGAGGACAAGTTCGCGACCCGCTTCCTCTTTCTGCCCGTGGCGCTCAGCGCCGCCCTTGCCTTCGTCGAGAGCAGGAAGAGGCGGTATCTCGTCTTCTTCGGGTTCCTCTGCTGGGTCATGGTGGCGGTTCACCCGATAGGTCTCGCGATGCTCGGGTTGTGTATGGCCGGGTTCGGAGCCGCACACCTGCTCGGGAACCTCCGCAGCCGTTCCTCCTGGACCTCGGTGGTCATGCTGGGGGTGGCGACGGTGAGCGTGGTAGCGTTCCCGCTCATCTATCTGCCCCTCACCGGGCACTCACCCTGGTCGGTGGCGGTGTCGGCCGACATCAACGGGACGCCGCCGGAGGTTCTGAACAACATGGTCTTCCTCTGGGATGCGAAGAAAAGGATCCTGGTCGTCGGGAAAGACCTCTACATCATGCACCCGGCGCTCGCCCTCACCCCGGCGATTCTGGCCGGTTACGTAATAGGAGTGCCTTTTCTGCTCTGGAAGGTGCGCCGGGGGAGTGTTCCGGCGCAGATGATTCTGGGCGCGCTCGCGCTGCTCACCGTGGTGCTCTACGTGCCGTGGGTGGCGACCTTTTTCGTGGACTACATCATCGGGCCGGGTCAGCTCTACCGGCTGGCCTGGCCGGTGCCGCTCCTGGCCTTCCTGGCCATGGGCTGGGCGCTCTGGGATCTGATGGGCCGGGTGCAGAGCGTGCTCTCGAGGGTGGAGAGCGTGCGTGGCTACCTGGGACTGATGCCGCTCGCCGTCGTGGTGGCGCTCACGCTCTGCCTCGCTCCGGCCTCGGTGGCCGGGGCGAAGGGCGTCTGGGCGACGAACCGGGTGCCGCTGAGCTGGGGGTTCGGCTATGATCCCGTCTTCCGCTGGATGCAACATAATATCCGTCACCGAAGCGTGATCATGGCTCCGGACCCGGAGAACATCGTGATACCCGCCTACTCGGACAGGCTCAACGTGGTGAGCCTGAGAGGTTATCCGATCATCAGCCATCTCGATGGCCTGCGCCGCCTGACGCACGGCAGGATACGCGTCCCGCGACGCGACTGGGACGACTACGACTTCTACCACGGCACCACCGTGGCGCATGCCATGGCGATCCTGCGCCGCTACGGCGTAGACTACGTCCTGGTTTACTCCGGCTCCGGCCTCGACGGTCAGCTCTCGCGGATGAAGGGGTTCACGAGAGTAAGTACGCCGAGCGAACGCTACACGCTCTACCGGGTCGACCTCGACGAGATCGACTCCGGAAGCCGGCAGGAAGGGTTCGGCCGCTCTTCCTGACTTACTCCCGCGTCAGGAACTCTTCTACCTCGCGGTTGAAGGCCTCCGCGCGTTCGTCGTGTGGCATCAACGCGGCATCGCGGAAGAAACGCGGTTCGGAGCGCGGGTTGCGCAGCAGGAAATCGTGAATGAGTCCTGCCGGGAGCGCCCGTGCCTCCTGCCCCCAGCAGATGAGGATGCGCTGCCTCAACCTGGGGAAGTACGGCCCTGCGTCCTGGTTGAGCCGGCCGGAGATAAAGGCCGCCGCAGCATACCTCGCCCCCCGCCGGTGGCTCGCCGCGTAGTAGCTCTCCACTACCTCCGGGCTCACGAGTTCCGGGTCGTGATAGACGCTCCTGCCGAGGTAGAAGCGCAGCGCCCGGCGGCTGGTCAGGGCGTGGTATACGCCTTCCCCGACCACCGGGAGAGTGAGCCAGGCTTCGATCGAGCGCCCGAGCCTCCCCGATGGCCGCGCGAGCGCGGCGTAGCCGGTGGGGCAGACGAACACGAGCCTGCCGAAGAGGCGCGGGCTCCTCACCGCCGCGGGCATAATGAGCGCGCACGAGAGGGAGCTCGCGACGAGATGGGCCGGACGTCCGATCACCTCCCGCACGAAGTCTTCTAGCTGTGCGGTGAAGTCTTCGGGTGTGTACCGGCGTCGGGGTTTGTCTGAGCGACCGTAACCGAGGAAATCCGGGGCGTAGACCCTGAACCGGCGCGCGAGCGGGAACATATTGCGGCGGAACTCGAAGGATGAAGCACCCACCTGCGGGCTGTGGACGAGCACGAGAGGAGGGGCATCCTCCTCACCCGCCACGGAATACACCACCTTGCCTTCCCGCCAGTGGTAGATGCGCTCCTCCCCAACGGTGTGGGCGGCCGCGTCTTCCCCCGCGTTCCTGAGCCTGTGGTTGATCATCTTGATCCCTCCCGCCATCAGCCCGGCTGCCAGCAGCATTCTACTTCTCATCTCACACGGACCTCCCGGAGTCTTCTAACTATCATCTTGCGAAAGCTTAGCGTGCAAGAGGGGGTAAGGCGTCGGTCGGGATCCTTTCACCCGGCTCCTCAGCCCCCGACCTCGAGTTTCGGGCAGCCGGTTCGGGATTGCGCTTCAGTCTGCAGGGATGCCGGGGAAACGGGTGGTACTCATTTTCCATGATGTCGGGACAGCCCGTGTGGCGGAGAGGATCAACCGGGTGTTGCGTGCCCGTTATCCCTCCTCCAGGAAAGGTCGTGGTGCCCAGCGTCGTGGATCTCGGCCTGGGGTCCCTTGCGTCTACTGGACAGCCGTGAACTTCGCTCTGCGAGGGGCGTCCTCTGCACTGCCTCCCGGCGCCGACCCCTCAGAGTACTTGATCATGCTGCCCGACTGGGATGTGATGGTGAGCCAGCGCTACGGCGTCAGGAGAGCAGCCCGCCTGGCGACCGTGGCAGTGGTGGATGCCGGCTCACACCTCGCGGGCATCTCTCAGAGAGAGTATCCCGTCTCAGCC
Proteins encoded:
- a CDS encoding DUF6077 domain-containing protein, giving the protein MIGKRLRRLRIDLGGRGRRGAYPASFEVWVVIAAIVAAAVDVFLRGGAGPVSMVRFAAAGVLFSVPGALLTRWCLREAFGGAAAVPVAFCISSGLFALIGVPMLITHQTIGFYVACCALLVAAFLAAALLRVLRGVRETSPGDGGSRISVLWFPYLVLGCGLAYVSTLKVPQLNDDIWNYLGYVREHLSGGPLGLYDPYFGRKLDVLSRVKINGWLLEQAGLAWISGDDPIVMVLKYLAPCLILVALLAFYGLARNLFGSSSAALFASCLYMLFFASHLGASQLTYGGEFIARIAEDKFATRFLFLPVALSAALAFVESRKRRYLVFFGFLCWVMVAVHPIGLAMLGLCMAGFGAAHLLGNLRSRSSWTSVVMLGVATVSVVAFPLIYLPLTGHSPWSVAVSADINGTPPEVLNNMVFLWDAKKRILVVGKDLYIMHPALALTPAILAGYVIGVPFLLWKVRRGSVPAQMILGALALLTVVLYVPWVATFFVDYIIGPGQLYRLAWPVPLLAFLAMGWALWDLMGRVQSVLSRVESVRGYLGLMPLAVVVALTLCLAPASVAGAKGVWATNRVPLSWGFGYDPVFRWMQHNIRHRSVIMAPDPENIVIPAYSDRLNVVSLRGYPIISHLDGLRRLTHGRIRVPRRDWDDYDFYHGTTVAHAMAILRRYGVDYVLVYSGSGLDGQLSRMKGFTRVSTPSERYTLYRVDLDEIDSGSRQEGFGRSS
- a CDS encoding alpha/beta fold hydrolase translates to MRSRMLLAAGLMAGGIKMINHRLRNAGEDAAAHTVGEERIYHWREGKVVYSVAGEEDAPPLVLVHSPQVGASSFEFRRNMFPLARRFRVYAPDFLGYGRSDKPRRRYTPEDFTAQLEDFVREVIGRPAHLVASSLSCALIMPAAVRSPRLFGRLVFVCPTGYAALARPSGRLGRSIEAWLTLPVVGEGVYHALTSRRALRFYLGRSVYHDPELVSPEVVESYYAASHRRGARYAAAAFISGRLNQDAGPYFPRLRQRILICWGQEARALPAGLIHDFLLRNPRSEPRFFRDAALMPHDERAEAFNREVEEFLTRE